The Brassica oleracea var. oleracea cultivar TO1000 chromosome C6, BOL, whole genome shotgun sequence genome includes a region encoding these proteins:
- the LOC106300853 gene encoding BEL1-like homeodomain protein 3 has translation MAVYYPTSVGMQPLYQESIYLNEQQQASSSSAASFSGGGGGLDIPNSDGGVRNEMVFIPPTNDVVVTGLNESSSNDLSLQGGGLSLSLGNQIQYHYQNLSNQLNYINDENGKSLSHHHHQHQAEQVPSTGYSIGVGYYNNYRYETSGFVNSVLRSRYLKPTQQLLDEVVSVRKDMKQGESNKKTKNNNNDKGQDFTNGSSDNNTENKKLHEELSPQERQELQSKKNKLLTMADEVDKRYNQYYHQMEAVASSFEMVAGLGAAKPYTSVALNRISRHFRCLRDAIKEQIQVIRGKLGEKETSEEQGERIPRLRYLDQRLRQQRALHQQLGMVRPSWRPQRGLPENSVSILRAWLFEHFLHPYPKESEKIMLAKQTGLSKNQVANWFINARVRLWKPMIEEMYKEEFGDASELLSNSNRDKNKMQETSQLKHEDSSSSQQHLQGNNNNNIAYTSAVEENLVFTDPIPDRVTTTGDYHSLMNYHQGFGVDDYNRYIGLGNQQDGRFSNPHQLHDFVV, from the exons ATGGCGGTTTATTACCCAACTAGTGTCGGCATGCAACCTCTGTACCAAGAATCCATCTACCTCAACGAACAACAACAAGCTTCTTCTTCCTCCGCCGCATCTTTCTCCGGCGGAGGAGGCGGACTCGATATCCCTAACTCCGATGGTGGTGTACGAAACGAGATGGTATTTATCCCACCAACAAACGACGTCGTAGTCACAGGACTCAATGAAAGTTCAAGCAACGATCTAAGCCTTCAAGGAGGAGGACTTTCACTGAGCCTCGGTAACCAGATCCAATACCATTACCAGAATCTGTCGAACCAATTGAACTACATTAACGATGAGAATGGGAAGAGCCTGAGCCATCACCATCATCAACATCAAGCTGAGCAGGTTCCTTCCACTGGTTACAGCATTGGAGTTGGATACTACAACAACTACCGTTACGAGACATCAGGGTTTGTGAATAGCGTTCTAAGGTCTCGTTACCTTAAACCAACACAACAGTTGCTAGATGAAGTTGTTAGTGTCAGGAAAGATATGAAACAGGGTGAGAGTAACAAGAAGACCAAGAACAACAACAATGACAAGGGTCAAGACTTTACTAATGGGTCAAGTGATAACAACACAGAAAACAAGAAATTGCATGAGGAGTTATCTCCTCAAGAACGTCAAGAACTTCAGAGCAAGAAGAACAAGCTCTTAACAATGGCTGATGAG GTAGATAAGAGGTACAACCAATACTACCATCAAATGGAGGCTGTAGCTTCTTCTTTCGAAATGGTAGCTGGTCTTGGAGCAGCTAAGCCTTACACATCAGTGGCTCTGAACAGAATCTCTCGCCATTTTCGCTGCTTGCGGGACGCCATAAAGGAGCAGATACAGGTGATAAGAGGGAAGCTTGGGGAGAAAGAAACTTCTGAAGAACAAGGAGAGAGGATACCACGTCTTAGGTATTTAGATCAGAGGTTGAGACAACAGAGAGCTTTGCATCAACAGCTTGGAATGGTTAGACCATCTTGGAGACCACAAAGAGGCTTACCTGAAAACTCTGTCTCTATACTCCGCGCTTGGCTCTTTGAGCATTTCCTTCATCC ATATCCTAAGGAGTCAGAGAAAATCATGCTTGCTAAGCAGACAGGACTATCGAAGAACCAG GTTGCGAACTGGTTTATTAATGCAAGAGTTCGGCTATGGAAACCGATGATCGAAGAGATGTATAAAGAAGAGTTTGGTGATGCATCAGAGTTACTCTCAAACTCTAACCGAGACAAGAACAAAATGCAGGAAACATCCCAGCTTAAACACGAAGACTCTTCTTCTTCTCAACAACATCTGCAAGGAAACAACAACAACAACATTGCATATACATCTGCTGTTGAAGAAAACCTTGTCTTCACAGATCCAATACCAGACCGTGTTACTACTACTGGAGACTATCACAGCTTGATGAACTATCATCAAGGTTTTGGTGTCGATGATTACAATCGCTACATTGGCCTTGGAAACCAGCAAGATGGCAGATTCTCTAATCCCCATCAGTTACACGACTTTGTTGTCTAA
- the LOC106299407 gene encoding BEL1-like homeodomain protein 11: MEEFRVRHEFSSTTSVSLDSRYVKAARCLLEEVIDMGGRQVDLCNDVLIQQLFPGRRRPGFGLSSEIKSELCNSGFMSLPENHELHIKITKLLSLLQQVDERFDIYCNQLEQVISSFEEVAGEGASKLYTGLALQAMTRHFGSLQEAILSQLNSLRRRFIISQDFVPKIVTSGLSQLSLFDGNTPSSLQRLGWVQGPQRHAWKPIRGLPETSVAILRAWLFHHFLHPYPSDAEKLMLASQTGLSKNQVSNWFINARVRLWKPMIEEMYREEFGDSSDESMQREGNDDSN; encoded by the exons ATGGAGGAGTTTAGGGTAAGACACGAGTTTTCATCTACCACTAGTGTTTCGTTGGATTCAAGATACGTCAAGGCAGCGCGGTGCCTTTTAGAAGAAGTTATCGACATGGGTGGTAGACAGGTTGATCTTTGCAACGACGTTCTTATCCAACAACTGTTTCCAGGAAGAAGAAGACCCGGTTTTGGCTTGTCCTCTGAGATCAAATCTGAACTTTGTAACTCAGGTTTCATGTCTTTGCCTGAGAATCATGAGCTTCATATCAAAATCACCAAGCTTCTAAGTTTGTTGCAACAG GTAGATGAGAGGTTTGACATATACTGCAATCAACTGGAGCAAGTGATATCATCATTTGAGGAAGTAGCAGGAGAAGGAGCCTCCAAATTATACACCGGTTTAGCACTTCAAGCCATGACTCGACATTTTGGTTCTCTCCAAGAAGCTATCCTCTCTCAGCTCAACTCTCTTCGTAGGAGATTCATAATCTCTCAAGATTTTGTTCCCAAGATCGTGACCTCTGGTTTGTCACAGCTCAGCTTGTTCGATGGGAACACTCCATCATCGCTTCAACGTCTCGGTTGGGTTCAGGGACCTCAGAGACATGCTTGGAAACCCATCAGAGGCTTGCCTGAAACTTCTGTTGCGATCCTCAGAGCTTGGCTCTTTCACCATTTCCTGCATCC TTATCCGAGTGATGCAGAGAAGCTGATGTTGGCGTCTCAAACAGGGCTTTCAAAGAACCAA GTATCAAACTGGTTCATAAATGCTCGAGTTCGACTCTGGAAACCAATGATAGAAGAGATGTACAGGGAAGAGTTTGGAGACTCCTCAGATGAATCCATGCAAAGAGAAGGCAATGATGATTCAAACTGA
- the LOC106300566 gene encoding probable ubiquitin-conjugating enzyme E2 16 produces the protein MSSSGAPSHKALSKIACKRLQKELVEWQMNPPTGFKHKVNDNLQRWIIEVIGAPGTLYANETYQLQVDFPEHYPMESPQVIFLLPAPLHPHIYSNGHICLDILYDSWSPAMTVSSICISILSMLSSSTEKQRPTDNDRYVQNCKNGRSPKETRWWFHDDKV, from the exons ATGTCAAGTTCTGGTGCTCCTTCTCACAAG GCTCTGAGCAAGATCGCGTGTAAAAGGCTTCAGAAAGAGCTTGTGGAATGGCAAATGAATCCACCTACGGGGTTCAAACACAAGGTCAATGATAATCTCCAAAG ATGGATAATCGAAGTTATTGGAGCTCCAGGAACTTTGTACGCGAACGAAACCTATCAGCTTCAAGTTGATTTTCCCGAGCACTATCCTATGGAGTCACCGCAA GTGATTTTTCTCCTTCCGGCTCCTTTGCATCCCCACATTTACAGCAATGGGCATATTTGCTTAG ATATTCTGTATGATTCGTGGTCTCCAGCCATGACGGTGAGTTCTATCTGCATCAGCATCCTCTCCATGCTCTCTAGCTCGACTGAAAAG CAACGACCGACCGATAATGACAGATATGTGCAGAATTGTAAGAACGGAAGATCTCCAAAGGAGACGAGATGGTGGTTCCACGATGATAAAGTATAA
- the LOC106300565 gene encoding cytokinin dehydrogenase 5 encodes MTREMTSSFLLVTFAICTLIIAVGPSELLRIGAIDVDGHFTFKPSDLASVSSDFGMLKSPEEPLAVLHPSSAEDVARLIRTAYGSATAFPVSARGHGHSINGQASTGRNGVVVEMSHRNIGTLEPLVEPEEMYVDVWGGELWVDVLKKTLEHGLAPKSWTDYLYLSVGGTLSNAGISGQAFHHGPQISNVLELDVVTGRGEVMRCSEEENTRLFHGVLGGLGQFGIITRARISLEPAPQRVRWIRVLYSSFEVFTDDQEYLISMHGHSKFDYVEGFVIVDEGLVNNWRSSFFSPHNPVKISSVSSNGSVLYCLEITKNYHESESDTVDQEVEILMKKLNFIPTSVFTTDLQYVDFLDRVHKAELKLRSKNLWEVPHPWLNLFVPKSRISDFDKGVFKGILGNKTSGPILIYPMNKDKWDERSSAVTPDEEVFYLVALLRSALSDGEETQKLEYLKDQNRRILEFCEQAKINVKQYLPHHATQEEWVDHYGDRWDQFRSMKTEFDPRHILATGQKIFQNPSLALFPPSPSSSSASW; translated from the exons ATGACTCGTGAAATGACGTCAAGCTTTCTTCTCGTGACATTCGCGATTTGTACACTGATCATAGCCGTTGGTCCCAGCGAGCTCCTCCGCATCGGAGCCATAGACGTCGACGGCCACTTCACCTTCAAGCCTTCCGACTTAGCCTCCGTCTCGTCGGACTTCGGTATGCTAAAGTCGCCGGAGGAGCCATTAGCCGTACTTCATCCATCCTCAGCTGAAGACGTGGCACGGCTCATCAGAACAGCTTACGGCTCAGCCACGGCCTTTCCGGTCTCAGCCCGTGGCCACGGCCATTCCATAAACGGACAGGCTTCGACAGGGAGGAACGGTGTGGTGGTGGAGATGAGCCACCGCAACATAGGGACGCTGGAGCCACTAGTTGAACCGGAGGAAATGTATGTGGACGTTTGGGGTGGAGAGTTATGGGTTGATGTGTTGAAAAAAACGTTGGAGCATGGCTTAGCACCAAAGTCATGGACTGATTACCTGTATCTTTCCGTTGGTGGTACACTCTCCAATGCAGGAATTAGTGGTCAAGCTTTTCACCATGGTCCTCAAATTAGTAACGTCCTTGAGCTAGACGTTGTAACTG GGAGAGGAGAGGTGATGAGATGTTCAGAAGAAGAGAACACAAGGCTTTTCCATGGAGTTCTTGGTGGGTTAGGTCAATTTGGGATCATTACACGAGCACGAATCTCTCTCGAACCTGCTCCCCAAAGG GTAAGATGGATAAGAGTGTTGTATTCGAGCTTCGAAGTGTTTACAGATGACCAAGAATACTTAATATCTATGCATGGTCATTCAAAGTTTGATTACGTGGAAGGGTTTGTGATCGTGGACGAAGGTCTCGTCAACAACTGGAGATCCTCTTTCTTCTCTCCTCATAACCCCGTTAAAATTTCTTCCGTTAGCTCTAACGGCTCCGTTCTGTATTGCCTTGAGATCACCAAGAACTACCACGAGTCCGAGTCCGACACCGTCGATCAG GAAGTAGAGATTTTGATGAAGAAATTAAATTTTATACCGACATCGGTATTCACGACAGATTTGCAATATGTGGATTTCCTGGACCGGGTTCACAAGGCGGAGCTGAAGCTCCGGTCGAAGAATTTATGGGAGGTTCCACACCCATGGCTCAACCTATTCGTACCAAAATCAAGAATCTCTGATTTTGACAAAGGCGTTTTCAAGGGCATTTTGGGGAATAAAACTAGTGGCCCTATCCTTATCTACCCAATGAACAAAGACAA ATGGGACGAAAGAAGCTCGGCCGTTACACCGGACGAGGAAGTTTTCTACCTGGTGGCTCTATTGAGATCAGCTTTATCGGATGGTGAGGAAACGCAGAAGCTAGAGTATTTGAAAGATCAGAACCGTCGGATCTTGGAGTTCTGTGAACAAGCCAAGATCAATGTGAAGCAGTACCTTCCTCACCATGCAACGCAAGAGGAGTGGGTGGATCATTATGGAGACAGATGGGATCAGTTTAGAAGCATGAAGACTGAGTTCGATCCACGGCATATACTCGCTACCGGTCAGAAAATCTTTCAGAACCCATCTCTGGCTTTGTTTCCTCCATCGCCGTCTTCATCGTCAGCTTCATGGTGA